A region from the Algoriphagus machipongonensis genome encodes:
- the murD gene encoding UDP-N-acetylmuramoyl-L-alanine--D-glutamate ligase: MKRIAILGSGESGLGAALLAKREGYAVWVSDAGKISDSRKAKLKEEKISFEEGVHSQEEILNSDLIIKSPGIPDSVNIVKKALENGIPVIDELEFAFRYSSGKVIAITGTNGKTTTTLLTYHLLKNAGLDVGLAGNVGKSWAAQLLEGDHDWWVIECSSFQIDGFVCFKPAVALLTNITPDHLDRYEYKVDNYIQSKFGLFKNMSDEDQVIFNQTDPLTEIGLKTLSVKPKTYWFSSTSNINNGGSLNGEFLHWQLDDKVVQIPLSAMSLQGEHNIQNALCAGLIALLVGVKKDTIQQSLGSFTNAPHRMELVREIEGVKFINDSKGTNVEATAYALDAFQNPLIWIAGGVDKGNDYQTVKSIVEEKVKCLICLGKDNEKLKKAFHPLVGEIKETQDIKEAVRWGQLLAVPGDVVLLSPACASFDLFKNYEDRGDQFRSAVKELKPETIA, translated from the coding sequence ATGAAACGTATAGCCATTCTAGGTTCTGGAGAAAGCGGATTGGGAGCAGCATTGCTCGCAAAACGGGAAGGCTATGCAGTTTGGGTTTCCGATGCTGGTAAAATTTCTGACTCAAGAAAAGCTAAGCTGAAAGAAGAGAAAATCTCCTTTGAAGAGGGAGTGCACTCTCAAGAGGAAATCCTGAATTCAGATTTGATCATCAAATCACCAGGAATTCCAGATTCTGTAAACATCGTCAAGAAAGCTTTGGAGAATGGTATCCCGGTCATAGACGAATTGGAATTTGCTTTCCGCTACAGTTCAGGGAAAGTGATTGCCATCACCGGAACCAACGGAAAGACGACTACCACCTTGCTAACCTACCATTTGCTCAAAAATGCAGGCCTAGATGTAGGACTTGCAGGAAATGTCGGGAAAAGCTGGGCCGCCCAGTTACTAGAAGGAGATCATGATTGGTGGGTGATAGAGTGTAGCAGTTTTCAGATTGATGGGTTTGTATGCTTCAAACCAGCGGTGGCATTGTTGACCAATATCACGCCTGATCACTTGGATCGGTATGAATACAAAGTAGATAATTACATACAGTCAAAATTTGGGCTGTTTAAAAATATGAGTGATGAAGATCAGGTGATTTTCAATCAGACTGACCCTTTGACTGAAATAGGGTTAAAGACTCTTTCTGTCAAACCAAAGACCTATTGGTTTTCTAGTACTTCCAATATCAATAATGGTGGCAGCTTAAATGGGGAGTTTTTGCACTGGCAATTGGATGATAAAGTTGTCCAAATTCCATTGAGTGCCATGTCACTTCAAGGGGAGCATAATATCCAGAATGCTTTGTGCGCAGGCTTGATTGCTTTGCTTGTAGGAGTCAAAAAGGATACGATACAACAGTCGTTGGGCAGCTTTACCAATGCCCCTCACAGGATGGAGTTAGTGAGAGAAATTGAGGGGGTGAAGTTTATCAATGATAGTAAAGGGACCAATGTGGAGGCAACAGCATACGCTTTGGACGCCTTTCAAAATCCTCTGATTTGGATTGCTGGAGGCGTGGATAAAGGAAATGATTATCAGACAGTGAAAAGTATTGTGGAGGAGAAAGTAAAATGTCTGATTTGCTTGGGAAAAGACAATGAAAAGTTGAAGAAGGCTTTTCATCCCTTAGTCGGTGAAATCAAAGAAACACAGGACATCAAAGAGGCTGTGCGTTGGGGACAATTACTTGCCGTTCCAGGCGATGTAGTTCTTCTATCACCTGCCTGTGCAAGCTTTGACTTGTTCAAGAATTATGAAGATCGCGGAGATCAGTTTAGATCCGCAGTAAAGGAATTAAAACCAGAAACCATCGCATGA
- the murG gene encoding undecaprenyldiphospho-muramoylpentapeptide beta-N-acetylglucosaminyltransferase: protein MISGGGTGGHIYPAIAIANAWKESYPDSEILFVGALGKMEMQKVPEEGYQIVGLPVAGLQRKLTLENLKFPFKLLQSLLKARKIVKEFRPDVVVGVGGYASGPVLYAAQSKGIPTLVQEQNSYAGLTNKILAKKANKICVAYPEMDRFFPGEKIAYTGNPVRKDILDLDGKREKGCSHFKLEEGKKTILVLGGSLGARTLNQAVLKDMKKLQKEGYQVLWQCGKYYFKDMLEKTEAAGLPHIHLREFIREMDLAYAVADVIVSRAGALSVSELSLVGKPVIFIPSPNVAEDHQTKNAMAYVNHEAAWLLKDKDAVGELKMKIDELMSNPQTVETLGINMKQLAKPDAANAIRKEIEKLVA, encoded by the coding sequence ATGATCAGTGGAGGAGGAACTGGGGGACATATCTACCCAGCGATCGCCATTGCCAATGCCTGGAAAGAGTCTTATCCAGACAGCGAAATTCTATTTGTCGGTGCTTTAGGCAAAATGGAAATGCAAAAAGTGCCAGAGGAGGGATACCAAATTGTGGGATTGCCTGTGGCAGGATTGCAGAGAAAGTTGACTTTAGAAAATCTAAAATTCCCTTTCAAGTTGCTGCAAAGCTTGTTGAAAGCCAGAAAGATTGTGAAGGAATTCAGACCAGATGTGGTTGTAGGAGTAGGAGGGTATGCTAGTGGTCCGGTTTTATATGCCGCACAAAGTAAGGGGATACCTACACTCGTTCAGGAGCAAAATTCCTATGCTGGTCTTACCAACAAGATTTTGGCTAAAAAGGCCAATAAAATTTGTGTGGCCTATCCTGAGATGGATCGCTTTTTCCCTGGAGAAAAAATCGCCTATACAGGTAACCCTGTTCGAAAGGATATTTTGGATTTAGATGGGAAACGAGAGAAGGGATGTAGTCACTTCAAACTGGAAGAGGGGAAGAAGACCATTTTGGTTTTGGGAGGATCCTTGGGAGCAAGGACCTTAAACCAGGCAGTTTTAAAAGACATGAAGAAGCTTCAGAAGGAAGGTTATCAGGTTTTATGGCAGTGCGGGAAATATTATTTCAAGGATATGCTGGAAAAAACAGAAGCTGCTGGATTACCCCATATTCATTTGAGAGAGTTTATCCGCGAAATGGATTTGGCTTATGCTGTGGCTGATGTAATCGTCTCTCGGGCAGGTGCCTTATCAGTGTCTGAACTTTCCTTGGTTGGAAAGCCAGTGATTTTCATTCCATCGCCCAATGTGGCAGAGGATCATCAGACAAAAAACGCCATGGCCTATGTCAATCACGAGGCTGCGTGGCTTTTGAAGGATAAAGATGCTGTAGGGGAGTTGAAGATGAAAATTGATGAACTGATGTCTAACCCTCAAACGGTAGAGACATTGGGAATAAATATGAAACAATTGGCAAAGCCGGATGCGGCAAATGCCATTCGAAAAGAAATAGAAAAACTGGTTGCATGA
- a CDS encoding FtsW/RodA/SpoVE family cell cycle protein, with protein sequence MNQFKAWIDEHFKGDPLIWGIVILLSLFSILVVYSATGSLAYKYAGGNTEVYLFRHSFLVLVSLVVMWFAHKIPYKNYALYARLAMYLSIPLLLLTYLFGSNINEANRWLTIPVINQAFQPSDLAKLALIAALAAMLARKQNNIKDFKNTFVPIIIAIGIICLLIALANMSTAILLLMTCLLIMFVGRVPVKYLAMVVMVGMLGLTAAVFLGQRGETFFSRIEAFMDKEEVPFQAEQSYIAIATGGVTGKGPGNSEQRNSLPHPYSDFIYAIIIEEYGLVGGVGVLFLYLALLYRGMRIVANSNKAFGGLLSAGLSFALVIQALVNMAVAVGLGPITGLPLPLLSMGGTSLVFTGISLGIILSVSRGDHQDEEIGSVSTLNKSRLKTA encoded by the coding sequence ATGAATCAGTTTAAAGCATGGATAGATGAGCACTTCAAGGGCGATCCTCTTATTTGGGGGATTGTAATCTTGCTGTCGCTATTTAGTATTCTGGTAGTTTACTCTGCCACAGGTTCGCTGGCCTATAAATATGCTGGGGGAAATACAGAAGTGTATTTATTCCGTCACTCTTTTTTGGTGCTTGTATCCTTGGTAGTGATGTGGTTTGCACATAAAATTCCATACAAAAATTACGCGCTGTACGCTCGCTTGGCTATGTACCTTTCCATACCACTTTTATTGTTGACGTATTTGTTTGGCTCCAATATCAATGAGGCCAATCGCTGGTTGACTATACCTGTGATCAACCAAGCTTTCCAGCCTTCCGATTTGGCAAAACTAGCCTTGATTGCTGCCTTGGCGGCCATGCTAGCTCGAAAACAGAATAATATCAAAGACTTCAAAAACACCTTTGTTCCTATCATTATAGCCATTGGGATCATCTGTTTGTTGATAGCCCTGGCCAATATGTCTACGGCCATTTTGTTATTGATGACCTGCCTACTGATCATGTTTGTGGGTAGAGTTCCAGTAAAATATCTCGCCATGGTGGTCATGGTAGGGATGCTCGGGCTGACTGCGGCGGTCTTTTTAGGACAAAGAGGAGAAACATTCTTTTCCAGAATTGAGGCATTTATGGATAAGGAGGAAGTGCCTTTTCAGGCAGAACAATCCTATATCGCTATTGCTACTGGGGGAGTGACAGGAAAAGGACCTGGAAATAGTGAACAAAGAAATTCCCTTCCTCATCCCTATTCTGATTTTATCTATGCCATCATTATTGAAGAGTACGGATTAGTAGGGGGAGTAGGAGTATTGTTTTTGTATTTGGCATTGCTCTACCGAGGCATGCGCATCGTAGCCAATTCCAACAAAGCATTTGGTGGATTGCTTTCGGCAGGTTTGAGTTTTGCTCTGGTCATTCAAGCATTGGTCAATATGGCCGTGGCAGTTGGATTAGGACCCATTACAGGTTTACCGTTGCCACTGCTCAGTATGGGGGGAACCTCACTGGTATTTACAGGAATTTCATTAGGGATTATTCTGTCTGTCAGCCGAGGTGATCATCAGGACGAAGAAATTGGTAGCGTGTCTACGCTCAATAAATCAAGATTAAAAACAGCCTAA
- the murC gene encoding UDP-N-acetylmuramate--L-alanine ligase, with protein MSFEGIHRVYFLGIGGIGMSALARWFQHEGYAVSGYDRTPSALTDALINEGMPVTFEDTLESIPADLKDAQKNSLIVWTPALPKESIQLNYFTSKGYSLKKRSEVLGMVTRNFYTIAVAGTHGKTTTSSLIAHLLKDGGKPVAAFLGGITQNYQSNLILGDKKSKEKSVVVVEADEFDRSFLRLHPNEAIITSTDADHLDIYGDENTILEGFGEFTKLIDKKGKLFIQFNAADRLGESRLPKIVTRKYGLRSEGIRAENIQAKAGSFLFDYVDGDKVIKGLELFIPGFHNVENALAAIAIAIEQGVSDEQVKKGLGSFKGVKRRFEIHVNREQLVYIDDYAHHPEEIRACLSSVIAMYPASKLTVIFQPHLYSRTRDFAEGFSESLSLADEVVLLDIYPARELPIPGVSSEMLLENIQAKEKVIVSKEGLMDYLAKSNPEILVTLGAGDIDRLVPKIAEWMNSRQKLNAV; from the coding sequence ATGAGTTTCGAAGGGATACATAGGGTTTACTTCTTAGGAATTGGCGGCATAGGCATGAGTGCCTTGGCTCGTTGGTTCCAGCACGAGGGGTATGCAGTGTCGGGATATGACCGAACACCTTCCGCATTGACAGACGCTCTGATCAATGAGGGAATGCCTGTGACTTTTGAGGATACCCTGGAATCTATTCCAGCTGACTTGAAAGATGCTCAAAAGAATAGCCTCATCGTTTGGACTCCTGCACTACCGAAGGAAAGTATTCAGCTCAATTACTTCACCAGCAAGGGATATTCTCTGAAAAAGAGATCTGAAGTATTGGGAATGGTGACCCGTAATTTCTACACCATTGCAGTGGCGGGAACCCATGGAAAAACGACCACTTCTTCCTTAATCGCACATCTGCTGAAAGATGGTGGTAAGCCAGTAGCAGCTTTCTTGGGCGGAATTACGCAAAACTACCAGAGCAATTTGATTCTGGGAGACAAGAAGTCCAAAGAAAAAAGCGTCGTCGTGGTGGAAGCGGATGAATTTGATAGATCCTTCCTGAGGCTACATCCAAATGAAGCGATCATTACAAGTACAGACGCGGACCACCTGGATATCTATGGGGATGAAAATACTATTCTGGAAGGCTTTGGAGAGTTTACCAAACTGATTGATAAAAAAGGAAAGCTTTTTATACAATTCAATGCAGCTGATAGACTTGGTGAAAGCCGTTTACCCAAAATAGTGACAAGGAAATATGGCCTGAGGTCTGAAGGAATTAGAGCCGAAAATATACAAGCGAAAGCAGGGTCTTTCTTATTTGATTATGTCGATGGAGACAAAGTAATCAAAGGTTTGGAATTGTTTATTCCGGGCTTTCATAACGTGGAAAATGCGTTGGCAGCCATTGCGATTGCCATTGAGCAGGGAGTGAGTGATGAACAAGTGAAAAAAGGCTTAGGCAGTTTTAAAGGTGTGAAAAGAAGGTTTGAAATCCATGTGAATCGTGAGCAACTGGTCTATATCGATGATTATGCACATCATCCTGAGGAAATCAGAGCTTGTTTGAGTTCCGTGATTGCCATGTATCCGGCAAGTAAGCTGACCGTGATTTTCCAGCCTCATTTATATTCCAGAACACGTGATTTTGCGGAGGGCTTTTCCGAAAGTTTATCCTTAGCAGATGAGGTAGTGTTATTGGATATCTACCCAGCCAGAGAATTACCAATCCCCGGTGTTTCATCAGAAATGCTTCTTGAAAATATTCAGGCAAAGGAAAAGGTGATTGTCAGCAAAGAAGGGTTGATGGATTATTTAGCGAAGTCCAATCCTGAAATATTGGTGACTCTAGGTGCAGGTGATATTGATCGTCTGGTTCCAAAAATAGCAGAGTGGATGAATTCAAGACAAAAATTGAACGCCGTATGA
- the mraY gene encoding phospho-N-acetylmuramoyl-pentapeptide-transferase gives MLYPIFEYLDKVLDIPGTGVFRFISFRAGMAALFSLIITITFGHKIINWIRRKQIGETVRDLGLEGQKQKKGTPTMGGLMMIAAILIPTLLFGDLNNIYIILLLITTVWLGGIGFLDDYIKVFRKNKEGLAGRFKIVGQIGIGIIVGATLYFNEDVVIREFQNPVSIEEGVVETPAFKDVKVAKTTIPFVKNNELNYESLLGFLGEAMTPVLYIFVVIFIITAVSNGANITDGIDGLAAGTSAIIGLTIAIFAYISGNAIFSQYLNIMYIPNSGELVIFAAAFIGACIGFLWYNAYPAQVFMGDTGSLMLGGVIAVLALALRKELLIPLMCGIFVVENASVVLQVGYFKYTKRKYGEGRRIFLMSPLHHHYQKKNIPEAKIVTRFWIVGILLAVMTLATLKLR, from the coding sequence ATGTTGTATCCAATTTTTGAATATTTAGATAAGGTCTTGGATATCCCTGGAACAGGAGTGTTTCGATTCATTTCTTTCCGGGCAGGGATGGCTGCGCTCTTTTCTTTGATCATTACGATCACCTTTGGGCATAAAATCATCAACTGGATCAGAAGAAAGCAGATCGGAGAGACTGTTAGAGATCTAGGATTGGAAGGACAGAAGCAGAAAAAAGGTACTCCTACGATGGGAGGATTGATGATGATTGCGGCTATTTTGATTCCAACCTTACTCTTTGGGGACCTTAATAATATCTACATCATCCTTCTTTTGATTACTACTGTTTGGTTAGGTGGAATCGGGTTTTTGGATGATTACATTAAGGTTTTTAGAAAAAATAAAGAAGGCTTAGCTGGACGTTTTAAGATTGTAGGCCAAATAGGAATAGGAATCATCGTTGGAGCAACCCTTTACTTCAATGAAGATGTGGTAATTCGTGAATTTCAGAATCCGGTCTCTATTGAAGAGGGCGTAGTAGAAACGCCTGCATTTAAGGATGTGAAAGTGGCGAAAACGACCATTCCATTTGTTAAAAACAATGAGCTGAATTATGAATCGCTTCTGGGTTTCTTAGGAGAAGCCATGACGCCGGTACTCTACATTTTCGTAGTGATTTTCATTATTACGGCGGTTTCCAACGGTGCGAATATTACTGATGGGATTGATGGACTGGCAGCAGGAACCTCCGCCATCATTGGTTTAACCATTGCGATTTTTGCCTATATCAGTGGTAATGCGATTTTCTCCCAATACCTCAACATCATGTACATCCCCAACTCTGGTGAGCTGGTGATTTTTGCTGCTGCCTTTATTGGTGCTTGCATAGGGTTTTTATGGTACAATGCCTACCCGGCTCAAGTATTTATGGGGGACACAGGAAGTTTGATGCTCGGTGGGGTAATTGCCGTTTTGGCTTTGGCCCTTAGAAAGGAGCTTTTGATCCCATTGATGTGTGGGATTTTTGTAGTTGAAAATGCAAGTGTGGTACTCCAAGTAGGATACTTCAAATACACGAAAAGAAAATATGGGGAAGGAAGACGGATTTTCTTGATGTCTCCACTTCACCACCATTATCAGAAAAAAAATATACCGGAAGCGAAAATTGTCACTCGCTTTTGGATTGTCGGGATACTGCTGGCAGTAATGACCTTGGCAACATTGAAATTGAGATAG